A genomic window from Micromonospora sp. WMMA1947 includes:
- a CDS encoding DUF742 domain-containing protein, with translation MIPGAAGADPEPEPGVRIRPFLNASAPAPEPDAGDGEPTGPRPFVLTSGRVDGDPAIGLETQVTARPGSTSWAVTARLAPELAAIVAICAEPVSVAEISARTRMHFGVTRVLVGDLRAAGHLDVHVADVDDALDPDIILRVIDGLRAIS, from the coding sequence ATGATCCCAGGGGCCGCCGGCGCGGACCCGGAGCCGGAGCCCGGCGTCCGGATCCGCCCCTTCCTGAACGCGTCCGCTCCGGCGCCGGAGCCGGACGCGGGCGACGGGGAGCCGACCGGCCCACGCCCCTTCGTGCTGACCTCCGGACGGGTGGACGGCGACCCGGCGATCGGCCTGGAGACCCAGGTCACCGCTCGTCCGGGCAGCACATCGTGGGCGGTGACCGCCCGGTTGGCCCCGGAACTGGCGGCGATCGTCGCGATCTGCGCCGAGCCTGTCTCGGTGGCCGAGATCTCCGCCCGGACCCGGATGCACTTCGGGGTGACCCGGGTGCTGGTCGGCGACCTCCGGGCCGCCGGCCATCTCGACGTGCACGTCGCGGACGTCGACGACGCCCTCGATCCCGACATCATCCTGCGAGTGATTGATGGACTTCGTGCGATCTCCTGA
- a CDS encoding roadblock/LC7 domain-containing protein → MTSPFLHENVEQSTTGDLSPEARTFNWLLDSFTSSTAGVMEAIAVSSDGLLMAMSAIKDRSNAERLAAVVSGMTSLAGGAASWYALGALNRVIVDMAEGYLLISAISSGSVLGVVADRTANLGTVAYEMTLFAGRAGGALSPRLIAELKNAVQQ, encoded by the coding sequence GTGACCAGCCCCTTCCTCCACGAGAACGTCGAACAGAGCACCACAGGGGACCTCAGTCCCGAGGCACGCACCTTCAACTGGCTGCTCGACTCGTTCACCTCCAGCACCGCCGGGGTGATGGAGGCGATCGCGGTCTCCTCGGACGGGCTGCTGATGGCCATGTCCGCGATCAAGGACCGGTCCAACGCGGAACGACTCGCCGCGGTGGTCTCCGGCATGACGAGCCTCGCCGGCGGTGCCGCGAGCTGGTACGCACTAGGCGCGCTCAACCGGGTGATCGTCGACATGGCCGAGGGATACCTGCTGATCAGCGCGATCAGCAGCGGCTCGGTACTCGGCGTCGTCGCCGACCGCACGGCGAACCTGGGCACCGTGGCGTACGAGATGACGCTGTTCGCCGGCCGCGCCGGCGGTGCCCTGAGTCCGCGCCTGATAGCCGAACTGAAGAACGCCGTACAGCAATGA
- a CDS encoding ATP/GTP-binding protein, whose amino-acid sequence MDFVRSPEWPAAATGGPAANSAPSRYGGPAPLIGRATPPPPTPPLPYLPPGAPPAEPAPIVSRVPAPRPPIPVKILIAGGFGVGKTTTVGAISEIAPLTTEAEMTTAGIGIDDPGGVDGKTTTTVAMDFGCVTIDRSLKLYLFGTPGQARFGFMWDDLARGALGALVVVDSARLDDCYPAIDFFERSGLPFAVGVNAFDGRLALDLPSIRWALAIAEHVPLVQFDARDRLSVRDALLVVLDRALDRATRSRAG is encoded by the coding sequence ATGGACTTCGTGCGATCTCCTGAATGGCCGGCGGCCGCCACGGGCGGTCCGGCCGCGAACAGCGCCCCGAGCCGCTACGGCGGCCCGGCGCCGCTCATCGGCCGGGCCACGCCGCCCCCGCCCACCCCGCCGCTGCCGTACCTGCCGCCCGGCGCGCCGCCGGCCGAACCGGCTCCGATCGTCAGCCGGGTGCCGGCGCCCCGGCCGCCGATCCCGGTCAAGATCCTCATCGCCGGCGGCTTCGGGGTCGGCAAGACCACCACCGTCGGCGCGATCTCCGAGATCGCGCCGCTGACCACCGAGGCGGAGATGACCACCGCCGGCATCGGCATCGACGACCCGGGCGGGGTCGACGGGAAGACCACCACCACCGTGGCCATGGACTTCGGCTGCGTGACCATCGACCGCAGCCTGAAGCTCTACCTCTTCGGTACGCCGGGCCAGGCGCGCTTCGGGTTCATGTGGGACGACCTGGCCCGGGGCGCGCTCGGCGCGCTCGTGGTGGTGGACAGCGCCCGGCTCGACGACTGCTACCCGGCGATCGACTTCTTCGAGCGGTCCGGGCTGCCGTTCGCGGTGGGCGTCAACGCCTTCGACGGCCGGCTGGCCCTGGACCTGCCGTCGATCCGCTGGGCGCTGGCGATCGCCGAGCACGTACCGCTGGTGCAGTTCGACGCCCGGGACCGCCTCTCGGTGCGGGACGCCCTGCTCGTCGTCCTGGACCGCGCGCTGGACCGGGCCACCCGATCCCGGGCAGGCTGA
- a CDS encoding nitrate- and nitrite sensing domain-containing protein, whose translation MLLGKLRIRGKLALLVIIPLLSMVGLAVPVVIDRVSTAQRAADTAETVRIASRVGSLVQDMQQERLLSVGLLLGRVSRTELIQKSATVDDRVADLRAESLPAPVRESLDGVRRLEDVRNATLAGRATPQQILTVFGEVDTALIDALRLPFQVDTDTAAGRQVLALDALLRVDEALSSCTTQIVLVKATGDPLVARSFVACMAGLNVDNRRFRKLITPEQLKVAELDDAAVAARTSPTFLVDSLRDPVGAIAPVPLDVLFPSARSMITLGQFVEKKVVADVIAETRAREREALTAAWLVSLAAAAILLVVVLLSMTVARTVARPLSRLTRSAERVARVTEAELTRVADDESETVPPVRLDPVEVSARDEIGELARAFDRVQHTAARLVERQVAGRRNVAQMFGHVGRRTQNLVGRQIALIDRLERQETDPGRLEHLYRLDHISSRLRRNAGSLVVLSGATGSDGHVAPVPLADVVRLALGEIEDYTRVDVEVPPGVAAAPAIAGDLVLTLAELMENATSFSPPHTRVVVTGELTDGGARLVVVDHGIGLTGDRMAEENARFTRRERLDLAPTEVLGLFVVGRLARRHGWSVRLSHTPGGGVTAALEIPGASLVIRRPEPVGVGAGRAAVPGTHAPEPPAAEAPTGFDAELLSRATRSMSSGDPWNAFGNQADTAEPAEDHGPSAGGPPPAWPPSAVPPARPAHLAPPTPVAGPAPAAPPAAGPATGPTLSPPATRPALAPQHGPGVAPQHRPALAPPPGAARPPAPAGPAAVPAPTGPNPVGPPAGRPGTRSPIRQRVPGANLPAAPPAPPAPPAGPAGPATGGPLIGVPADPSSVRALVEAFQDGVRRAEGAVDPTPPAAERPRLSRRVPGANLSVAPTQSVPPTSSDPGDPVEVRNRISEFEAGVARALREVSTDRRYEEDPSR comes from the coding sequence ATGCTGCTCGGTAAGTTACGCATCCGGGGCAAGCTCGCCCTGCTGGTGATCATCCCCCTGCTCAGCATGGTCGGGCTGGCCGTACCGGTCGTCATCGACCGGGTGTCCACGGCCCAGCGGGCCGCCGACACCGCCGAGACCGTCCGCATCGCCAGCCGGGTCGGCAGCCTGGTCCAGGACATGCAGCAGGAACGCCTGCTCTCGGTCGGTCTGCTGCTCGGGCGGGTGAGCCGCACCGAGCTGATCCAGAAGTCGGCCACCGTCGACGACCGGGTCGCCGACCTACGCGCCGAGTCGCTGCCCGCGCCGGTCCGGGAGAGCCTCGACGGGGTACGCCGGCTGGAGGACGTCCGGAACGCCACGCTCGCCGGCCGGGCCACGCCGCAGCAGATCCTGACCGTGTTCGGCGAGGTCGACACCGCCCTGATCGACGCGTTGCGGCTGCCCTTCCAGGTGGACACCGACACCGCGGCCGGACGGCAGGTGCTCGCCCTGGACGCGCTGCTGCGCGTCGACGAGGCACTGAGCTCGTGCACCACCCAGATCGTGCTGGTCAAGGCGACGGGCGATCCGCTGGTGGCGCGGTCGTTCGTGGCGTGCATGGCGGGGCTCAACGTCGACAACCGGCGGTTCCGCAAGCTGATCACGCCCGAGCAGCTGAAGGTGGCCGAGCTGGACGACGCGGCGGTGGCCGCCCGGACCAGCCCGACGTTCCTGGTGGACAGCCTCCGGGACCCGGTCGGAGCGATCGCGCCGGTGCCGCTGGACGTGCTGTTCCCCTCGGCCCGGTCGATGATCACGCTGGGCCAGTTCGTGGAGAAGAAGGTCGTCGCGGACGTCATCGCGGAGACCCGCGCCCGGGAACGGGAGGCCCTGACCGCGGCCTGGCTGGTCAGCCTGGCGGCGGCGGCCATCCTGCTCGTCGTGGTGCTGCTGAGCATGACTGTGGCGCGGACGGTCGCCCGGCCGCTGAGCCGGCTGACCCGCTCCGCCGAGCGGGTCGCCCGGGTCACCGAGGCCGAGCTGACCCGGGTCGCCGACGACGAGTCCGAAACGGTCCCCCCGGTACGCCTCGACCCGGTGGAGGTCAGCGCCCGGGACGAGATCGGCGAGCTGGCCCGCGCGTTCGACCGGGTGCAGCACACCGCCGCCCGCCTGGTCGAGCGGCAGGTCGCCGGGCGGCGCAACGTGGCGCAGATGTTCGGCCACGTCGGCCGGCGTACGCAGAACCTGGTCGGCCGCCAGATCGCGCTCATCGACCGGCTGGAACGGCAGGAGACCGACCCGGGCCGCCTGGAGCACCTCTACCGGCTGGACCACATCTCCAGCCGGTTGCGCCGCAACGCGGGCAGCCTGGTGGTGCTCTCCGGCGCCACCGGCTCGGACGGTCACGTGGCGCCGGTCCCGCTGGCCGACGTGGTCCGGCTCGCGCTCGGTGAGATCGAGGACTACACCCGCGTCGACGTGGAGGTCCCGCCCGGCGTGGCGGCGGCCCCCGCCATCGCCGGCGACCTGGTGCTGACGCTCGCCGAGCTGATGGAGAACGCCACCTCGTTCTCGCCGCCGCACACTCGCGTGGTGGTGACCGGTGAGCTGACCGACGGCGGAGCCCGGCTGGTCGTGGTCGACCACGGCATCGGCCTGACCGGGGACCGGATGGCCGAGGAGAACGCCCGGTTCACCCGGCGGGAACGCCTCGACCTCGCCCCGACCGAGGTACTCGGCCTGTTCGTGGTCGGCCGGCTGGCCCGCCGGCACGGCTGGAGCGTCCGGCTCAGCCACACCCCTGGTGGCGGCGTCACCGCGGCCCTGGAGATCCCGGGCGCCTCGCTCGTGATCCGCCGGCCCGAGCCGGTCGGCGTCGGCGCCGGCCGGGCCGCCGTGCCCGGCACCCACGCCCCGGAGCCACCGGCCGCCGAGGCGCCGACCGGCTTCGACGCCGAACTGCTCAGCCGGGCCACCCGCAGCATGTCCAGCGGCGACCCGTGGAACGCCTTCGGCAACCAGGCCGACACCGCGGAGCCCGCCGAGGACCACGGCCCGAGCGCGGGCGGTCCGCCGCCGGCCTGGCCGCCGTCGGCCGTACCGCCGGCGCGTCCCGCGCACCTCGCCCCGCCGACCCCGGTCGCCGGCCCGGCCCCGGCCGCTCCCCCGGCCGCCGGGCCGGCGACCGGCCCGACCCTGTCACCGCCGGCCACCCGTCCGGCGCTCGCACCGCAGCACGGTCCGGGGGTCGCGCCGCAGCACCGTCCGGCGCTCGCGCCGCCGCCCGGTGCCGCCCGCCCGCCCGCACCGGCCGGGCCGGCCGCCGTGCCGGCGCCGACCGGACCCAACCCGGTCGGCCCGCCCGCCGGCCGGCCCGGTACCCGGTCGCCGATCCGGCAACGGGTACCCGGCGCGAACCTGCCGGCCGCCCCACCTGCTCCACCTGCCCCACCCGCCGGTCCGGCCGGACCGGCCACCGGCGGGCCGCTGATCGGCGTACCGGCGGATCCGTCGAGCGTCCGAGCACTGGTCGAGGCGTTCCAGGACGGCGTACGACGGGCCGAGGGCGCGGTCGATCCCACGCCCCCGGCGGCGGAACGGCCCCGGCTCAGCCGCCGAGTGCCGGGCGCGAACCTGTCCGTGGCACCGACCCAGTCCGTGCCACCCACCAGTTCCGACCCCGGCGACCCCGTCGAGGTCCGCAACCGGATCAGCGAGTTCGAGGCGGGCGTCGCCCGTGCTCTGCGCGAAGTCAGTACCGACCGCCGCTACGAAGAGGACCCATCACGGTGA